The Rufibacter sp. DG15C region AGGTATTGCCGGGCAACAGAACTTTATCCCCTTCGCCAATGCCCAAGGCTTTTAAGGACAGGACCAATGCATCATATCCATTGCCCACGCCCACCACATGCGGCACGTTTTGGTACTGGGCAAATTCTTCTTCAAAAGCTGTCACCGCCGGACCCAGTACAAACCGCTTCTCAGCCAGAGTAAAAGCTACCTTCTCCTGAATGGAAGCTTCTAGTCCCTCGGGGAAGTCCCTCAACTCAAAAAACGGAACGTGCATACGTGGTTGAATGAAATCAGAAAAAACGGTTATTTGGACGTGGCCTGCTGGTGGATGACGTGCTTAAAGGCGGGGTAATCACGCAGGTAATCTGCCTCGTCATACACCGTAGAGGCCATGCAGCAGAGAATGGCATCTGGCGTAGGGAACACTTTGATCCAGCAATACGGCGGAATGTACAGTCCCATGGTGGGTGCATCCAAGAGAAAGGATTCGGTGCCTTGGGCGGTTTCGGTGTCAATGCGCACGGTGCCCCTCAAAACGGTCATAAGCTCCTGCGTGGTATGATGCGCGTGTCCGCCGCGCTCAGAGTTGGGCGTGGTGTTCATGACCCAGAAAACCCGCTTGGCGGTAAACGGCAAGCCCTTCTCATCTTGGGTAGAGATAAGAACACCTTCTACGTTGTTGATTTGCTTAAAAGAAAGTAAATGCGGCTCCGGGTGGTTCATGTGCCCAAGTTACGGAATGCCCGGCAATTGGTGACAGGCTTAGGAAAGCTTCTCTTATCTAGTACTTCCATTTTTAGCCTGTTTCCTGTAAAACAAGCCAAAAACGGGCCCTACCTGCAATTCTGTTTTCCTGCGTACCTTTGCCTGCATGGAGGATAGGTACCGCACCATAGCCGCGCCCGCCGAGGGGTTGTACAAAGAGAAAGGCAGTAAGTTCATTGCCAAGGCTTATGCTGTGTACTCAGAGGAAGAGGTCAAAGACGTGCTACAGGCCTTGCGCAAAGAGTATTTTGATGCCCGCCACCATTGCTACGCCTACCTGTTGGGCGCCGACAGAGCCACCTACCGCGCCAACGATGACGGTGAACCCAACCATTCGGCCGGGGATCCTATTCTGGGGCAGATTAGATCTGCGGGGCTGAGCAATGTGCTGGTGGTGGTGATTCGGTATTTTGGGGGCACCAAGTTGGGCGTGAGCGGCCTCATCCATGCCTACAAAACCGCCACCGCAGAAGCCTTGTCCCAAGCCGAAGTGATGGAGCGCCACGAGACTGGTTTACTGACCGTCCAGTTTGGATATGAGCAGATGAACGAGGTTATGAAGCTAGTCAAAGACCATGACTTACCGGTGCGCCAGCAGGACTTCAACCTGGACTGCCGCCTTACCGTGGAGGCCCGAAAAGGCCTCATCCCCCAACTAATAGAACAATTTGAAAAGCTGGACCTTCTGGTCATGACCAGTGAACAATAAAGTAATTGGCAGACCATTTTTGGCGTGTTTCCTAGAAAACAGGTCAAAAATGACTTCTTCTCTTTCATTGAAAAGGAACTGTGCCTTTACTTATGCTACGGGCATAAAATCCACCTAATAGTTTCTTCTCAGTATTAACCCTTCGTCATTGGGAGTTACTCAATAGCCAATGAAGAAGGATCAAGCAATCATTATTCTTAGATTTCCGTACCTTTTGTCCGCATGCTCATGTAATGGCGTGCCTCACTGCTTAAAGTCCAAACTGCATGACGCCTAGCCCTACCAAGCAATTCACCAAAAACATTTTAGAGCGAAAAGTTGGCCAAAAGCCGGGCTTCTTGAATGTCGCTGAACACTCGCTTCCGCCAAGGCTGTTTCTGGTGACCTTTGACGGCGACTTGTATGAGAGCCGTGAATTTGAGGATTATGACAGCCTCATGGCTGCGTTTGTGAGCCAACCCAACGCCCGCCATTGGATAGACGTGCGCGGCTACCAGAACCTGGAAATGATGGAGCGCATCATGCTAGACTTCCAGATACACCCGCTGCAGATGGAGGATGTGATCAATGACTACCAACGGCCCAAAGTAGAGGAAGACGGCAACCGCCTGTTCATTATTTCGCGCATGGTCACCTTCACCGAGGAACATGAGATTGACGATGACCAATTCTCCATGTTCACAGGCTCCAACTATGTACTCACCCTCCAGAGTGATTACGAGGATTGTTTAAACCCTTTAAGAGAACGCATTAGGGCCGGCAAAGGCAGCATTAGAAAGAAATCATCCATGTACCTGGCCTATGCCATGCTGGACGTAGTGCTAGATCACTACTTTCCGGCCATGGCCCAACTAGGCGAATACGCCGAAGAGCTGGAGGATTGTCTCTTTGAAAACCCCAGCAAAAAGCTCTTAAGTGACATTTTAGACCTAAAGCGCCAAGTGGTCAAAATAAGGCGCATCATCTGGCCAGAGCGGGACAAGATCAATGAGATTCTGCGCATGGACGAGGCGCAGATACCGCATGACCTCA contains the following coding sequences:
- a CDS encoding FdtA/QdtA family cupin domain-containing protein, with translation MNHPEPHLLSFKQINNVEGVLISTQDEKGLPFTAKRVFWVMNTTPNSERGGHAHHTTQELMTVLRGTVRIDTETAQGTESFLLDAPTMGLYIPPYCWIKVFPTPDAILCCMASTVYDEADYLRDYPAFKHVIHQQATSK
- a CDS encoding YigZ family protein, with protein sequence MEDRYRTIAAPAEGLYKEKGSKFIAKAYAVYSEEEVKDVLQALRKEYFDARHHCYAYLLGADRATYRANDDGEPNHSAGDPILGQIRSAGLSNVLVVVIRYFGGTKLGVSGLIHAYKTATAEALSQAEVMERHETGLLTVQFGYEQMNEVMKLVKDHDLPVRQQDFNLDCRLTVEARKGLIPQLIEQFEKLDLLVMTSEQ
- the corA gene encoding magnesium/cobalt transporter CorA, with the protein product MTPSPTKQFTKNILERKVGQKPGFLNVAEHSLPPRLFLVTFDGDLYESREFEDYDSLMAAFVSQPNARHWIDVRGYQNLEMMERIMLDFQIHPLQMEDVINDYQRPKVEEDGNRLFIISRMVTFTEEHEIDDDQFSMFTGSNYVLTLQSDYEDCLNPLRERIRAGKGSIRKKSSMYLAYAMLDVVLDHYFPAMAQLGEYAEELEDCLFENPSKKLLSDILDLKRQVVKIRRIIWPERDKINEILRMDEAQIPHDLRIYFKDIYDHAVQLIDLVDNYRETTSSLTDLYLSNVSNRMNEVMKVLTIISTIFIPLSFIVGLYGMNFSREQPDGDVNPLNMPELYHPYGYVTLLGFMGLVVIGMVYYFYRKGWLS